In Bacteroidota bacterium, the genomic stretch TAAGGTGCTTTGGGCTCTTGTGGACGATTTGGTTTAGGAACATCCCCTTTTTTCAATACTAAGGGCCATGATTGTCCTGCTTGATTCCATTTTCCTTCAATCGTTGAGTCGCCTACTAAAATATCTCCTTCATATCCTCCATTTATATTGGGCATATTGAGTTTAATCTGTCCTTTATTATAGATTACTTCTTCGACTGCGATTCCATTTGCTCCCTGATCAGGAGAATCCATTGTGGCTTGTAATTTTCCATCTTCTTCACTAATATGAAAAACGATTGTGAGTTGTGCTGATCCCAAATCCAGTTTTCCAATCCAGCTTCCTATTATGGCAGTATTGTTTTGTGCATATATGAAATAAGAAGGAATTAGAAACAAAAGTAAAAAGCCAATATATTTTTTCATGATTATTTATTTTACGTATATCCTTTATTACACCATAAACATACTTACTGCATTACCTTTCTTATATAAAGGCCACAGTCTCGTATAAATTTCACTTGCCTTGTGAAAACAATTCTATAGGTACTAGCATTATTTTTAGTAATTAGTTTCCAACCCATCCGAAATTGAGAGGTGTATTCGTAAGAAAAAGTTATGGATATATGTGTGTAAACGTAATTCATCTGTGTATGGTAGTATAAATATAGCTAAATAACCTCAAATTATAATACATAGACGTATCTACAATTTAAGACTCGCTTATGGCTATTTCTTTTTAAGTACTTCTGGTGATTGTTTAGTATTTACTATATCTACAATATATATACTTTCTTTAGCTTCCCTGTATAAAACTTTATAATCTCGTATTATAATCCTTCTGTATTTTGGATTGATATTATCTAACTGATATTGTTTGGCAAAACGAATAGTTTTTGGACTTTCCAGTAATTCTGTTGTGACGTTTTTTGCTCCTTGTAATGATTTGTCTTTGTAATAATCGTAAATACTTTTTAAAGCATTTTTGGCTTGCTTAGTCCAGATAGTTTTCCACATACG encodes the following:
- a CDS encoding type II toxin-antitoxin system RelE/ParE family toxin produces the protein MWKTIWTKQAKNALKSIYDYYKDKSLQGAKNVTTELLESPKTIRFAKQYQLDNINPKYRRIIIRDYKVLYREAKESIYIVDIVNTKQSPEVLKKK